A genomic window from Streptomyces sp. NBC_01429 includes:
- a CDS encoding 2OG-Fe(II) oxygenase: MSDDPSTTGASRSDETDATSGSSGSSGSSGSSGSSGSSGSKGSKGSKGTVLDLTALRRAELAERPFRWAELPGTLRGAPGETAHRLEEEFPTEGFRLTERTGGDSEKTYRTRNLPLITGGNPVAASHSFLSPLWRRLVAELASSEYRAAVAEATGRPLGTCRVEARAVRYGPGYWIAPHTDRADKVVTQLWYFNSEWPRGWQGSLRILGSSDADDIRAEVAPLRGSSVLLVRSAESWHSVAPVSDAASEDRRTLLVHFVDPGAATDEEPRVADVRRCGPDVQ; the protein is encoded by the coding sequence ATGTCTGACGACCCGTCGACCACCGGCGCGTCCCGATCCGACGAAACCGACGCCACCAGCGGCTCCAGCGGCTCCAGCGGCTCCAGCGGCTCCAGCGGCTCCAGCGGCTCCAGCGGCTCCAAGGGCTCCAAGGGCTCCAAGGGCACGGTGCTTGATCTGACCGCGCTGAGGCGGGCGGAGCTGGCCGAACGCCCCTTCCGCTGGGCGGAACTGCCCGGCACCCTGCGCGGCGCACCGGGCGAGACCGCGCACCGGTTGGAGGAGGAGTTCCCCACCGAGGGGTTCCGGCTGACCGAACGGACCGGCGGCGACTCGGAGAAGACGTACCGCACCCGCAACCTGCCGCTGATCACCGGAGGGAACCCGGTCGCCGCCAGTCACTCGTTCCTGTCCCCGTTGTGGCGACGGCTCGTGGCCGAGCTCGCCTCGTCCGAGTACCGCGCGGCGGTGGCCGAGGCGACCGGCCGCCCGCTCGGCACCTGCCGCGTCGAGGCCCGCGCGGTCCGCTACGGCCCCGGCTACTGGATCGCGCCGCACACCGACCGGGCCGACAAGGTGGTGACCCAGCTCTGGTACTTCAACTCCGAGTGGCCGCGTGGGTGGCAGGGATCGCTGCGCATCCTCGGCTCCTCGGACGCGGACGACATACGGGCCGAGGTCGCGCCCCTGCGGGGCTCCTCGGTGCTGCTGGTCAGGTCAGCGGAATCCTGGCACTCCGTCGCCCCCGTGTCCGACGCCGCCTCCGAGGACCGGCGCACCCTCCTCGTGCACTTCGTCGACCCGGGCGCCGCGACGGACGAGGAGCCGCGGGTCGCGGACGTACGACGGTGCGGCCCGGACGTACAGTGA
- a CDS encoding SDR family oxidoreductase, which produces MSPSSPPEHSVPRPLPSPFRGAVVIGGTHGLGRELALGARDRGLRTVVYGRSAAPLDDTDGLLARPLDLCDPQSVRSAPVDVPTPCYVLWVAGAFLKKTLAETTEDEVEQLTRLLLTGPVLFLRRLLAEAGGPVHLITIASSSSWKRRERETLYCGLKAAQAAFVRNLVPELTAAHPENRITLVNPGGLAVPDFHTGLALDFGAMMDPGRVAEIIWDIAAGQRRAFTEVQILRSREPGSEGTPEVSYGARLPETPDEPAPATTAGAASPHPIQHH; this is translated from the coding sequence ATGAGCCCATCGTCCCCACCCGAGCACTCCGTCCCCCGGCCGCTGCCCAGCCCCTTCCGCGGCGCCGTGGTGATCGGCGGCACCCATGGCCTGGGCCGCGAACTCGCCCTCGGCGCACGGGACCGGGGGCTGCGGACCGTGGTCTACGGACGCTCCGCCGCACCCCTCGACGACACCGACGGCCTCCTCGCCCGCCCCCTGGACCTGTGCGATCCGCAGAGCGTACGCAGCGCCCCCGTCGACGTACCGACCCCCTGCTACGTGCTCTGGGTGGCCGGGGCGTTCCTGAAGAAGACCCTGGCGGAGACCACCGAGGACGAGGTCGAGCAGCTGACCCGGCTGCTCCTCACCGGCCCGGTGCTCTTCCTGCGGCGGCTCCTGGCCGAGGCCGGGGGGCCCGTCCACCTGATCACGATCGCCTCCTCGTCGTCCTGGAAGCGGCGCGAGCGCGAGACGCTGTACTGCGGGCTCAAGGCCGCGCAGGCCGCCTTCGTACGCAACCTGGTGCCCGAACTGACCGCAGCCCACCCGGAGAACCGGATCACTCTCGTCAACCCGGGTGGCCTGGCCGTACCCGACTTCCACACCGGTCTCGCGCTGGACTTCGGCGCCATGATGGATCCCGGCCGGGTGGCGGAGATCATCTGGGACATCGCGGCCGGCCAGCGGCGCGCCTTCACCGAGGTACAGATCCTGCGCAGCCGCGAGCCCGGCTCCGAGGGGACCCCCGAAGTGTCTTACGGGGCTCGGCTGCCCGAGACCCCCGACGAACCCGCTCCTGCCACGACCGCCGGTGCGGCATCGCCCCACCCCATTCAGCACCACTGA
- a CDS encoding 2OG-Fe(II) oxygenase, which translates to MLDLNAPVERHDEPYRWAVAHSVIPAPAARTLREQMPAPRALRPAERTGDGDKTYRMAVLPLIRHGAPEPGMAQMGEAWHGLVEHLQAAPYRDWVSRTIGVDVSDTALDVGLFVFQGGDRISSHTDKAGKRATHVIYLNDDWADDHGGQFEVRTGPDLSVSPYATIVPGGGRSVLFARSDHSWHAVAPVAAHAPQYRLTCQVEMWNLS; encoded by the coding sequence TTGCTGGACCTGAACGCGCCGGTGGAACGGCACGACGAACCGTACCGGTGGGCCGTGGCCCACTCCGTGATCCCGGCGCCCGCCGCCCGGACCCTGCGGGAGCAGATGCCCGCGCCGCGGGCGCTGCGGCCGGCCGAGCGCACCGGCGACGGCGACAAGACGTACCGGATGGCGGTCCTCCCGTTGATCCGTCACGGCGCGCCCGAGCCCGGCATGGCGCAGATGGGCGAGGCGTGGCACGGGCTGGTCGAGCACCTCCAGGCGGCCCCCTATCGCGACTGGGTGAGCAGGACCATCGGCGTCGACGTCAGCGACACCGCGCTGGACGTCGGTCTCTTCGTCTTCCAGGGCGGGGACCGCATCTCCTCGCACACCGACAAGGCGGGCAAACGCGCCACCCATGTCATCTACCTCAACGACGACTGGGCGGACGACCACGGCGGGCAGTTCGAGGTCAGGACCGGCCCCGACCTGTCGGTCAGCCCGTACGCCACCATCGTCCCCGGCGGCGGGCGCTCGGTGCTCTTCGCCCGCTCGGACCACTCCTGGCACGCGGTCGCCCCGGTGGCCGCTCATGCCCCGCAGTACCGGCTGACCTGCCAGGTGGAGATGTGGAACCTCAGTTGA